GCCACAAGCAGGGTTAATCATTTTAAAGAACTTTATCCTGATATCTCATTTGAGTATAATCTTGATTTAACCTTAGAACAATTTAATGAGTTAGAAAAGCAGCAACAAGCATTAATTGAAAGAGATTTTACAGAGATAGAATACCACTTATTTTTAAAGAACTATTCAGGGACATATTGGAGTTTTGAACAATGTTTGTGGATTGATTCCATAAGGGGAGTGGCAGATGAATATAGGGACTCGGATTTGTTCTATCCAATACTAGCTAGCTTAATGTTTGCCATGTCCTACAACTCACAAAGCACAGGGCATTACGCACAATACAGAGACGCTACAAACGCTAAGAACATGTCAGATATTTTAATTTACCGAAGAAAAGAAATTGTCCCGTACTTCGTTAGGAAGTTTACTGAGTTCCAAAACGTATTAGGAGAAAACCATCAACCTAATAATGTTGTCTCAAAAGATTATATGGAATGCTTAAACGATATTGAACCAAACTCAACCGTTTATGCAGACCCTCCATATTGCTTTGTCCATTACTCTCGTTTTTACCATGCGATAGAAACCCTTGTACGATATGACTATCCAGAAGTTAAGTTTAAGGGGAGATATAGAACGGATAGACACCAATCCCCGTTTTGTATTCGTACCCTAGTTAAAGGGGCATTTCAAAGCATGTTCGATATGATAAACGAAAAGCAATCTAACCTTGTATTGAGTTATAGCAATACTGGAATGATTGAACTGGACGAACTTATTGAATTGGCACAAAGCACCTTTAACGGGTATTATACTGTAGAAGTACGTTACCTTGACTATTTACATAGCACAATGGGGCGTAGAGAAGATAAAAGCCGTGACGTTCAAGAGTGTTTGCTATTAGTGAAGAGAATATAAAGAAAAATAAGCCGTTTCTAATCGGCTTATTTTTTTAATCTTAGTCTATAAATGCTAGGAGTTAGCCCGATTATTACCAAAGGGCAACTACACCTATTTGAATCTAGTAATTTGTACAATTTATCTGTATGTGTGTGGGTAGAGGCGTGCTTATCTGCTATCATCTTTGGTTTCCCTTTAGAGTCTTTTTTGATATAGTAGCCTAGCGTTTTAAATAAAGAGTGTAAACTGGTGTGTTTGGTAATGATTATCCCTACATCAATAATCCCTGCGTTATATAGATAATTGAAAGTTTCCAAATCACGTGAGAAAAATTGGTGTTTATTATTCCATTCAATCTCAATAGCTACTCTTCCTTTAAATAAATCAATCTCATGAGTCTGAGAATTTTGGAATATAACTTCTAGTTCTTGTTCATTAGGTTTACCGAAATTTTTTCCCCTAATCAATTTATTTCTTTCCTGAAATTCTGCTGCTATCCAACCCTTATGTTTGAAAGGACTCTCTAACCTATTTGTTACAGGGGATTTTCCACCACCTGGGTCTGCTACTTCGTCAAAATATAGTCGAAAACCTCGTAAAGCAAATTTAATCTCCTGCCACAGTTGAGGATATTTTTGCTTTATTACGATAAGCCCATTTCTTCGTTCATCAATATAATAGTTGTTTTGAATCCATCTTTCGCTAGGTAACAAAATTACATATCCTCCAAATAAAGTCTATCACTTATACCAAATACGAGGATAGGGCAACCGCCACCGCCACCGCCATCAATACGTGGAATTAACTTATTCATATGAGTAGTAGAAGTTCCGAATGAATGTCCCTTCCCTAAAGCGTTAAACAATAATTGTAGTTCAGAACACCTAGTAATGATTACACCAACGCTAATAGCCCCAAGTTCAAACAAAAGACGAAAGTTGTTTAAATCTCTGTCAAAGAAAGGGTCTTTGTTGTTCCATTCTATTTCTAATGCTATACGGTTCTTTAAGCAATCAATCTTATGGGTTGGTGTTTCATAGGCTAAATCGTCAATTAAGATTTTTGTATCAAACGACTTCTCTATCCAACCTAAGTCGTATAGGTAGTTATCAATCTTATTCGATATAGGAGATTTTCTTCCGCCTGCTTGTATAATATCGCTTTTGTTTAAAGTAAAGTTATCTAAAACTCTAATAATGTCATCCAGTTCTTCAGGGAAATCGTGTTCAAGGATGGCACAAGCATGTCGCCATTCGTATACCTCATATTTTTCCCTTATGAAATGGGGTAATAAATCTATAGTCATACCTAGACCTCCACGAATTGTTACTTCCTTTTAAATTGTTTTGATTTTTGTTTACGTTCTTCTATGATTAAGTTATGGTGCAAGACAGCTTTCTTTTCTGCTTTCTTAATGGCTTGTACTGGGGTACTTCCAGTTTCTGAAACCATACCATGCTTTGAAAACGCGAAAGCCTTGTATACATTTCTAAATCCATTAAACCCTAGACACATTACCCTAATAGATATTTTAGCCCTTCCATACCTTCCTTTAGTTCCTGGAATAACAATCCCTTCTAAATACATCGAAAATCCTCCTATATTTGTAAACAGCTATGTTCAGATAAATAACAATCGTTGCCTTCATTCAAGGAAGTATGATTAGTAAAGTTGATGAAGATACGAAAGAAAGGTTATACAGATTAACAAGTAAAGTTGTTGAGTATAGGGCAATTTTACCATAAACCACAAAATGTGACACTTTGTAATTGAAAAATATTATTCAAGTATTCATTTAGGATAAGGGGCATAATTCAGATAATGTGTTCTAAGGGGGGCTGTGAAGGTTATACTTATCGGAAACAAAATAAAAGCCCATCAGAAGCAATTGTGTGCGTTCTGACAGGCTGTTTATAGTCTCTACTAATCTAATTACAAATTGTGACGGCTACGTTCTTCTTCGGTTAGTTCTGAAATGTGATACGTTGTGACCGGAGAAGGTACACCGTCTGTTATCCTATGATTGTTCCAGTAACGAATAACTCCGCCTTCTTCAACTTCTTTTTTACGCTTCGTGAAGAATACCGACCGGATATAGCAGGGCTTAACCTTTAACCGACTGGCAATGTCTGACCATTTCAAGCCTTTGTCGATGTACTCCATAATCAACTGATTCAGTCTTTCCTCATTGTGGTCTATTTTTTCCGCTTCCAATATTGCCATACTGAATGTGACCCCCTCATTTAGTTTGTGTTGCTTCTTACTGTTGTGAGAGAAGGGGTAATGTTGTGACCAATGGTGACCAAAATAGCCGTGCACTAATTTGGTGCATACCTTTTCGCTATTTACCCTTACCTTGTCCACAATCTGGTGCATGTGCTTCGCTAACTTCAAGAATGGCGTTATATCAACGTTTCCGAGAAAACCAATGCACTAAATCCGAACACAGCTATATGGAATAAAGTGGATTATCGGGGTTGGGATAAAATGGATACAAGTGTTACGCGGAGAGTTTTGAACAAATATGTCTAAATATTGAACGCCTTAAACCCTTTCAGGTCAAGGCTTCGGAGGGTTTGGGAAAGATAACCATGAAATATTTTTTCTTGCCGCTTGTATTTAGACGCCTTAGACTGCCTATTAACTAAAGAAAAGAAAAGAAAAGAAAAAAGAAGAAACAAAAACAACAACAACAACAAAAACAGATTTAAGGCGGAGTCTATTCTTTGTTAAGAATCAAAAAGAGACTAACGCCTACGGCGTGTTATTCACTTCGTTCATAACCTGTAGTATATACAAAATAGAATTAGATAATATTGTTTACAATATAAAGTAATAATAGATATTCCGGCGGGGACTTATTCCCCTCGCTTTCTGATATAACCAAGAATGCCCCTTCCAAGTCCCTGCCCTGGGTTCGGTTGGGGTGTTTTTACTATATTGTGGAAGTTCCTTCTTTCGCTTTCTCCTTTAGTGGCTATGTGAACAGGTATTCTCCTTTCAATCAAAGCAGAAGAAAATCCCCTTTCCTTTCATTAGGATTGGGGACTTTTTTTGTGCCTATTTTCAGTTGAATAATAATATTCAAAAGTCTAGCTTGTTTACGGATTCGGATAATTCTTCCTGACTGGCTTTTACGTATCTTGCCGTCATTTGTATATTTGGCGTTCCGTCGTTCCTTTCATGACCTAGAAGCTTAGCTATGCTTTCCAACGGTTCACCGACCCTTACAAGAGACTTTGCGTAAGTGTGGCGTAGCATGTGGGCGTGAAGCTTCTCTATTGTGACACGTCCTTTTGAATCAGAAACACCGTTAAACTTCGCTAGAAGATGATTAACCGCCCGTGTCGTCATTTTGTCGCTTCGGTTAGTGTCGAAGAAGAAGTTACCTTTTGGCGTATATCCCTCTGTATATGCCTTTAATACGGCTGCTAGCTTCTCGTTTATGGATACTTCTCGATATGCCCCTCCTTTTCCGTCCCTAACCCGTATGAATCGTTTATTTATTACAACGTCCGAACGCTGCAAGTTACATAATTCTTCCACACGTAATCCAGTACCTAAAAGGGTTCGGATAATCGTATATTCTCGAATCTTTCCACGGTCTTTGAATCTCCAATTAGCTTCCCTCAATAGCAATGTTATTTGGGGTTCGCTTAACCATCTAACCGACGTAGTAATTTCCCTCTTAATCTTTACTTCCTTCGAAATATCTTCCTGTATGATTCCGCTTGTTTCTAACCACTTAAAGAACACCTTCAAGCGTTTAACATGTGTGTTAATCGTTCCTGCGGTCTTTCCTGCTTCGACAAGGCTTGCTTGATACTTTTCTATGTCCCGTGGGATTAAGTTGTTTAAATCGTCTCCTACGGCTTCTACGAATAATTTTAATGTTGCTTTATGCCCACGGACAGTATTAGGTGATTTATTAACCCTTTCAAGATAGCTGATATATTCATTTACTATCATACCTTAAAAATTCCCTTCCTATTTACTAAGTTACTTATAAGTATAAATGGGAATCAGACGAAAAACAAGTGTCACTTATTTTTAAAAAAATTAAAAATGAACTTGTATTAACCCTCCGTAGAACCGTGTAAAGGTAGGGAAACGAAATGAGTAGTTTCCTACGGGCTTAGTCAGTGTTTAAGTAAATCTCCTTAGTTAGTACGGACGGACATAGAACGGGGTTAGAGAGTGGGCGTTTTCCATTACCTCGTTTTCGTCCATTCTCTTTTTTTGCTTAATGCTGCACATAGACGATACACCCAAATAAAGGAGGTAAAGAAATGCCTAAAAACAACCTAGAAGGCGTACTTGAAATCACGGGGAAAATGGTTATCCGAGGAAAAACAATTAAGGTACTTCGAACGATTAAAGGACACACCTTAAAAGATATGAGGGAATCTACTGAACTCACATTACCGACGCTTTCGGCAATGGAGAATGAAAAGTATAACCTGTCCCTGCGTAATCAAGTGAAGATAACAAGATACTTAACCAAAGAATTAGGATACACGCCGGATGAAGTAATGGTGCTTCAAGCGTTTATCAATAGCAAACGATAAGGAGGAAAGAACATGCAAAAAGGACAAATCAAAGACCTAACACCGAAAGAAATTGACGAAATGCAGGAAATCTACACCCGGATTTTTCAAGGCGAGACGATTGTAGGAGTTTGTAAAGACATGGGCATAGACAGGCGTTCTTACTATCGCCGTAAGAAGCACCCGCAATGGATTGAACTGGAAAAGATGCTGAACGAAAAGCTAATAGATAACGCGTACGAAGA
The Metabacillus sp. FJAT-52054 genome window above contains:
- a CDS encoding DNA adenine methylase, whose product is MTTVVNEEIRENERDTMTLTINENIPHIIKYMGSKRKIIDYVIEGINECYTGGTVVDLFAGSSVLAGALRNQVPFLSNDIQKYSSILAKSYLGDYRWDEYPNILNDIIENATSRVNHFKELYPDISFEYNLDLTLEQFNELEKQQQALIERDFTEIEYHLFLKNYSGTYWSFEQCLWIDSIRGVADEYRDSDLFYPILASLMFAMSYNSQSTGHYAQYRDATNAKNMSDILIYRRKEIVPYFVRKFTEFQNVLGENHQPNNVVSKDYMECLNDIEPNSTVYADPPYCFVHYSRFYHAIETLVRYDYPEVKFKGRYRTDRHQSPFCIRTLVKGAFQSMFDMINEKQSNLVLSYSNTGMIELDELIELAQSTFNGYYTVEVRYLDYLHSTMGRREDKSRDVQECLLLVKRI
- a CDS encoding BglII/BstYI family type II restriction endonuclease; its protein translation is MLPSERWIQNNYYIDERRNGLIVIKQKYPQLWQEIKFALRGFRLYFDEVADPGGGKSPVTNRLESPFKHKGWIAAEFQERNKLIRGKNFGKPNEQELEVIFQNSQTHEIDLFKGRVAIEIEWNNKHQFFSRDLETFNYLYNAGIIDVGIIITKHTSLHSLFKTLGYYIKKDSKGKPKMIADKHASTHTHTDKLYKLLDSNRCSCPLVIIGLTPSIYRLRLKK
- a CDS encoding BglII/BstYI family type II restriction endonuclease codes for the protein MTIDLLPHFIREKYEVYEWRHACAILEHDFPEELDDIIRVLDNFTLNKSDIIQAGGRKSPISNKIDNYLYDLGWIEKSFDTKILIDDLAYETPTHKIDCLKNRIALEIEWNNKDPFFDRDLNNFRLLFELGAISVGVIITRCSELQLLFNALGKGHSFGTSTTHMNKLIPRIDGGGGGGCPILVFGISDRLYLEDM
- a CDS encoding phBC6A51 family helix-turn-helix protein, whose translation is MQKGQIKDLTPKEIDEMQEIYTRIFQGETIVGVCKDMGIDRRSYYRRKKHPQWIELEKMLNEKLIDNAYEEIMKTVILEAKKGSQAHAKLFMDVTGRLKSTREVREDRERQRLQGSTTPLDLSELKRLVEEEKHIRLIK
- a CDS encoding helix-turn-helix transcriptional regulator encodes the protein MPKNNLEGVLEITGKMVIRGKTIKVLRTIKGHTLKDMRESTELTLPTLSAMENEKYNLSLRNQVKITRYLTKELGYTPDEVMVLQAFINSKR
- a CDS encoding tyrosine-type recombinase/integrase, giving the protein MIVNEYISYLERVNKSPNTVRGHKATLKLFVEAVGDDLNNLIPRDIEKYQASLVEAGKTAGTINTHVKRLKVFFKWLETSGIIQEDISKEVKIKREITTSVRWLSEPQITLLLREANWRFKDRGKIREYTIIRTLLGTGLRVEELCNLQRSDVVINKRFIRVRDGKGGAYREVSINEKLAAVLKAYTEGYTPKGNFFFDTNRSDKMTTRAVNHLLAKFNGVSDSKGRVTIEKLHAHMLRHTYAKSLVRVGEPLESIAKLLGHERNDGTPNIQMTARYVKASQEELSESVNKLDF